In a genomic window of Acropora muricata isolate sample 2 chromosome 2, ASM3666990v1, whole genome shotgun sequence:
- the LOC136893261 gene encoding uncharacterized protein yields the protein MVEHCHLEFTENPYQQYPKPPIKFNFDEAAIIDGEIQQLLEKGVLEETAPTYASAPRYFTKLLKPVYSTLRSQGYLNVGYIDDSYLQGDSKTECRSNILTTLKLLESLGFLINHEKSVLQPCQKLAFLGFLLDSVNMKVFLTAEKREKIILVCQQLLKKSVISIREVAHVIGLLVSSLPAVQHGPLFNRSLEIDKNVALQENNGNYDASMTLSSESVSDLNWWMTTLPSACKNITMGNPTIEMATDASNLRWGAVCNGQSAQGMWTPLETQKHINELELLAVYFGLKSLLCLLKGKRVCIKSDNSTTVCYLNAMGGTKSPSCNKIAKSIWMCCVKNEIWLTACHVPGVLNFEADKISRQFNERIEWQLQPGIFLKIIAIFGTPEIDLFACRLNNQLPKYVSWKPDPGAYHMSAEIGKRSDFSTVGSSRLADTGLVAPATKPSGGKSITAPTRQGPPHPSTIRDSTSSTKPNETDGMSVVRQYYETRGVSKSAVGLLMASWRGGTKKQYSGYIKKWTAFCLKRKVNHLQPPVVAVLDFFSELFDKGLTYSAINCARSALSSYVHLDDGSAVGQNPLVCRLLKGVFQSRPPKPKYTKVWDVQVVLTYLATLHPVESLTLKQLTSKLLMLLLLVSGQRGQTIHLLDINHDHMFVSDDKYTFVIPNHLKQSKPGVSNPQVVLELFERPCICVVTTLKEYLVRTKALRGSGQSQLLLSYVKPYKPVSGDIVTRWVRCTLALAGIDITKYSAHSTRAASVSAASRANVNIDDILQIAGWSSECCFARFYNKPIAKVSSYASSVFSPL from the exons ATGGTTGAACACTGTCATCTCGAGTTTACTGAAAACCCCTACCAACAATACCCCAAGCCtccaattaaatttaattttgacgAGGCTGCAATTATTGATGGTGAAATACAacaattgcttgaaaaagggGTTCTTGAGGAGACTGCCCCTACTTATG CGTCGGCGCCAAGATATTTTACAAAACTGTTGAAACCAGTGTATAGCACATTGCGTAGCCAAGGCTACTTGAATGTTGGGTATATTGATGATTCCTATTTACAGGGGGACTCAAAGACAGAGTGCAGAAGTAATATTCTCACCACCCTAAAACTATTAGAGTCTCTAGGATTTCTCATCAATCATGAAAAGTCAGTGTTGCAACCATGTCAGAAATTGGCATTTCTTGGCTTTCTTTTAGATTCTGTCAACATGAAAGTATTTCTTACAgcagaaaaaagagagaaaataattttggtatGCCAACAGCTTCTGAAGAAAAGTGTAATTTCCATAAGGGAAGTTGCCCATGTCATTGGACTCCTGGTCTCTAGTTTGCCTGCTGTCCAGCATGGACCTCTTTTCAATAGGAGTCTTGAAATTGATAAAAATGTAgctttacaagaaaataatggcAACTATGATGCTAGTATGACCCTCTCCTCAGAATCTGTCAGTGACCTTAACTGGTGGATGACTACCCTACCTTCAGCATGCAAAAATATCACCATGGGTAACCCCACTATAGAAATGGCAACAGATGCATCAAATTTGCGCTGGGGGGCAGTCTGCAATGGACAAAGTGCCCAAGGCATGTGGACCCCACTTGAAACACAAAAGCACATTAATGAACTTGAATTATTAGCAGTATATTTTGGTTTGAAGTCCTTGCTGTGTTTACTGAAAGGGAAGCGTGTGTGCATAAAAAGTGACAACTCTACTACTGTCTGCTACCTCAATGCCATGGGGGGCACTAAATCCCCCTCGTGCAACAAAATTGCCAAAAGTATTTGGATGTGCTGTGTGAAAAATGAGATTTGGTTAACTGCATGCCATGTGCCTGGTGTCCTCAACTTTGAGGCAGACAAAATTTCCAGACAGTTTAACGAGAGAATTGAGTGGCAGCTCCAACCTGGCATATTTCTTAAGATTATTGCCATCTTTGGTACTCCTGAGATTGACCTGTTTGCATGCCGACTTAACAACCAACTTCCCAAATATGTTTCTTGGAAACCTGATCCTGGAGCATACCAT ATGTCTGCAGAAATTGGAAAACGATCAGACTTTAGCACTGTTGGTAGCTCCCGTCTGGCCGACACAGGTTTGGTGGCCCCGGCTACTAAGCCTTCTGGTGGCAAATCCATTACTGCTCCCACAAGACAAGGACCTCCTCATCCTTCCACAATCAGGGACTCTACATCCTCTACGAAACCAAATGAGACTGATGGCATGTCAGTTGTCAGGCAATATTATGAAACAAGAGGAGTATCGAAGTCAGCTGTTGGATTGCTCATGGCATCCTGGCGAGGAGGTACTAAGAAACAATACTCTGGGTACATCAAAAAGTGGACAGCATTTTGTCTCAAAAGGAAAGTCAATCATCTTCAACCACCTGTAGTAGCAGTCTTGGATTTCTTTTCTGAACTTTTTGACAAAGGACTTACTTACAGTGCTATCAACTGCGCTAGAAGTGCATTGTCTTCTTATGTGCACTTGGATGATGGTTCTGCAGTTGGACAAAACCCGCTAGTTTGTCGTTTGTTGAAAGGTGTTTTCCAGTCACGGCCACCTAAGCCCAAGTATACAAAAGTTTGGGATGTCCAAGTGGTCTTAACATACTTGGCTACCCTTCATCCTGTTGAATCATTGACACTCAAACAACTCACGTCAAAACTTTTAATGCTCTTGTTATTAGTATCGGGCCAGCGAGGCCAGACTATCCATTTGTTAGACATAAATCATGATCATATGTTTGTGAGTGATGACAAATACACATTTGTGATCCCTAACCACCTCAAACAAAGCAAACCAGGGGTATCTAACCCTCAAGTTGTTCTGGAATTATTTGAACGACCCTGTATTTGTGTTGTTACTACGCTTAAGGAATACCTTGTGCGAACCAAAGCATTGAGAGGTAGTGGCCAATCACAGTTGTTACTAAGTTATGTTAAACCTTATAAGCCTGTAAGCGGGGATATTGTAACTAGATGGGTGCGATGTACTTTGGCCTTAGCTGGTATTGATATAACAAAATATTCAGCGCACAGTACCAGAGCTGCGTCTGTTTCAGCAGCGAGCAGGGCTAATGTAAATATTGATGACATTCTCCAAATTGCAGGCTGGTCGTCTGAATGCTGTTTTGCTCGTTTTTACAACAAACCTATCGCTAAGGTTTCAAGCTATGCAAGTTCAGTGTTTTCACCTCTGTAA
- the LOC136893267 gene encoding lactadherin-like — MKFAVSLLLFFFLSRTTIVTSCTASYSVQGQALQNHIFKDETAEHLADCIALCTAYPGCHSSNFYRIEKRCELNDKTHASHPEDMVHVPYTIYMENIFRPMPCRNNLDCSRQMICSSSLICEECRIQPLGMENREIPNEAVNASSSHGSGLEPWQARLNNIQKSGSTGSWSARQNAIGQYLQIDLGKERVVNKIATQGRPSYDQWVTSYKLLFSSDGAKWNEYQNNGVVKVFTANSDRGTVVSHKLSPRISTRYVRFSVMSWYGHISMRVELYGCANEMNNKSMILQQLTTRKQEKSSKQKVVTKRMTGMNFSVTLLTIFLLLRTTFVTSCRASYSVQGQALQNHIFREETANRLVDCIALCTAHPGCHSSNFYRIEKRCELNDKTHASHPEDMVHVPYTIYMENIFRSCRNNLNCEECHIQPLGMESREIPNEAVKASSSWGSRWKPWQARLNNIRRGESTGSWSAQQNAIGEYLQIDLGKERVVNKIATQGRPSGDQWVTSYKLLFSSDGANWNEYQNNGVVKVFTANSDRGTIVSHMLSPRISSRYVRFSALSWHDHISMRVELYGCSNEP, encoded by the exons ATGAAATTTGCCGTTTCGCTGTTACTATTTTTCTTCCTGTCGAGGACAACAATCGTGACCTCATGTACGGCATCTTATTCCGTGCAAGGACAAGCTCTTCAAAACCACATATTCAAGGATGAGACCGCTGAGCACCTTGCAGATTGTATCGCGCTGTGCACTGCCTATCCAGGTTGCCATAGCAGCAACTTTTACCGCATAGAAAAACGATGTGAATTAAATGATAAGACGCATGCGTCGCACCCAGAAGACATGGTACATGTACCGTATACCATTTACATGGAAAACATTTTCCGACCCATGCCTTGCAGAAACAACCTCGATTGTAGCAGACAGATGATTTGCTCATCATCCTTGATCTGTGAAG AATGCCGCATTCAGCCCCTTGGAATGGAAAACAGAGAGATACCAAACGAAGCGGTGAATGCGTCTTCGTCTCACGGATCAGGATTGGAACCATGGCAGGCCCGTCTTAACAATATCCAAAAAAGTGGAAGTACTGGTTCCTGGTCAGCACGCCAAAATGCTATTGGACAGTACTTGCAAATTGACCTGGGGAAGGAGAGGGTGGTAAACAAAATAGCCACACAGGGGAGACCTTCATATGATCAGTGGGTGACATCATATAAACTCCTGTTCAGCTCAGATGGAGCAAAGTGGAATGAATATCAGAATAACGGTGTTGTGAAG GTTTTTACGGCAAACTCAGATCGCGGAACAGTCGTCTCACACAAGTTGTCACCTAGAATTTCCACGAGATATGTTCGCTTTTCGGTAATGTCATGGTATGGTCACATCTCCATGAGAGTTGAGCTGTATGGCTGTGCTAACGA GATGAACAACAAAAGTATGATCTTGCAACAGCTAACAacgagaaaacaagaaaaatctagTAAACAAAAAGTTGTAACGAAACGTATGACAG GAATGAACTTTTCCGTTACGCTGTTAACAATTTTCTTACTATTAAGGACAACATTCGTGACCTCATGTAGGGCATCTTATTCCGTGCAAGGACAAGCTCTTCAAAACCACATATTCAGGGAGGAAACCGCTAATCGCCTGGTCGATTGTATCGCCCTATGCACTGCCCATCCGGGTTGCCATAGCAGCAACTTTTACCGCATAGAAAAACGATGTGAATTAAACGATAAGACGCATGCGTCGCACCCAGAGGACATGGTACATGTTCCATATACCATTTACATGGAAAACATTTTCCGATCTTGTAGAAACAACCTCAACTGTGAAG AATGCCACATTCAGCCCCTTGGAATGGAAAGTAGAGAGATACCAAACGAAGCGGTGAAAGCGTCTTCGTCTTGGGGATCAAGATGGAAACCATGGCAGGCCCGTCTTAACAATATCAGAAGAGGTGAAAGTACCGGTTCCTGGTCAGCACAACAAAATGCTATTGGAGAGTACTTACAAATTGACCTGGGAAAGGAGAGGGTAGTGAACAAAATAGCCACGCAGGGGAGGCCATCAGGTGATCAGTGGGTGACATCATATAAGCTTCTGTTCAGCTCAGATGGAGCAAACTGGAATGAATATCAGAATAACGGTGTTGTGAAG GTTTTTACGGCAAACTCAGATCGTGGAACAATCGTCTCACACATGTTGTCGCCCAGAATTTCCTCGAGATATGTTCGCTTTTCGGCGTTGTCATGGCACGATCACATCTCCATGAGAGTTGAGCTGTATGGCTGTTCTAACGAGCCATGA
- the LOC136908791 gene encoding retinoschisin-like — MNFSVTMLTIFLLLRTTIVTSCTASYSVQGQALQNHIFREETAERIVDCIALCTTSPGCHSSNFYRLEKRCELNDKTHTSHPEDMVHVPYTIYMENIFRSTSCRNNLDCERQMICTSSLICEECRIQPLGMENREIPNEAVKASSSWALEYEPWQARLNNIQKSGSSGSWSALQNATGQYLQIDLGKERVVNKIATQGRPSYDQWVTSYKLLFSSDGAKWNEYQNNGVVKVFTANSDRGTVVSHKLSPRISTRYVRFSVMSWYGYISMRVELYGCANEQ; from the exons ATGAATTTTTCCGTTACGATGTTAACAATTTTCTTACTATTGAGGACAACAATCGTGACCTCATGTACGGCATCTTATTCCGTGCAAGGACAAGCTCTTCAAAACCACATATTCAGGGAGGAGACCGCTGAGCGCATTGTGGATTGTATAGCACTGTGCACTACCTCTCCGGGTTGCCATAGCAGCAACTTTTACCGCTTAGAAAAACGATGTGAATTAAATGATAAGACGCATACGTCGCACCCAGAAGACATGGTACATGTGCCGTATACCATTTACATGGAAAACATTTTCCGATCCACGTCTTGCAGAAACAATCTCGATTGTGAGAGGCAAATGATTTGCACATCATCCCTGATCTGTGAAG AATGCCGCATTCAGCCCCTTGGAATGGAAAATAGAGAGATACCAAACGAAGCGGTGAAAGCGTCTTCGTCTTGGGCATTAGAATACGAACCATGGCAGGCCCGTCTCAACAATATCCAAAAAAGTGGAAGTTCCGGTTCTTGGTCAGCACTCCAAAATGCTACTGGACAGTACTTGCAAATTGACCTGGGAAAGGAGAGGGTGGTGAACAAAATAGCCACACAGGGGAGACCTTCATATGATCAGTGGGTGACATCATATAAACTCCTGTTCAGCTCAGATGGAGCAAAGTGGAATGAATACCAGAATAACGGTGTTGTGAAG GTTTTTACGGCGAACTCAGATCGCGGAACAGTCGTCTCACACAAGTTGTCACCCAGAATTTCCACGAGATATGTTCGCTTTTCGGTAATGTCATGGTATGGTTACATCTCCATGCGAGTTGAGCTCTATGGCTGCGCTAACGAACAGTGA